The genomic region GGAATTCTTTAAAATATTCCGGGACGGAACAGCCCCCGAAAATAACGTTATCCTCAAAAGTAGTCCCCTATAAAGAAATTGGCGAAGGTCTTGATTTGACCCCGTCGCGCTATTTGGTTCTTGATTTCAAGGATAACGGTATCGGGTTCAAAAAAGAGCATAGCGACAAAATTTTTGAAATTTTTCAACGTCTTCATTCTAAAAATGAGTATTCCGGCACGGGGCTCGGCCTCGCTATTTGCCAAAAAATTGTTCGTGCGCACAATGGGGCCATTCGCGCGACCGGTAAACTAGGTAAAGGAGCAACATTTACCGTTTATTTGCCTTCTTTAAACTGATTTTTCTCCTTCCATTTACGAATCAATCGCAAATCGCAAAATTATACAACGTTTTCTGATAATTGTATAACAGAAATCTTTACCTAACTTTTCATATTTGGGCTTATGAAGAAATATACAATCTAGTCATGAAAAATCAACAATTTGCCAAAGTCGGCGCGGTACGCGAAAAAATACTTATTAGCGAAAATGAACTGCTAATATACGACAGCGTTGTTGTCAAGCAAGATGTAGTTGCTTCCCCCAAAAAATCCAAAATTATCGATTAATCGATTCTTCTTTCACTGAATGTCCAATTTAAAAAGCGATTACTATGCAGCTACAACATAAACAACTTAACAAACTGAACCATCAATTAGGTGGAAGTATCACTAAGGTTGAAGAAGACCGCATCATGCAATGCCATAATGAGAAAGGCATCGGGCGAGTGGTCTCCATTCCGCTTGAGGCAGGAATTTCATATACCGAGTACAATTTGAACTTAAAGGAAGATAACGAATTGGTTTTGGAGAACACTACAGGTTCGGTATTATATTTTATCTATTGTCTAGAAGGACAATTTCATTACAAATGGAAAAACGAAAATGGGCAAAGAGGAACAATCGAAGAATTGCAAACCGTAATTTTGGGTAGTAAAGAATCCTCATTAAAGTTGCAAATTCCGAAGGAACAGGCTATTAGTTTTGCCGTAATTAAAGTAGATAAAACGAATACATTTCAAAGCGAATCGGGCGAAGACGTAGCATTGAACCAGCAACTCTTTTATCAATTTTTTACAGTCTGCAAATCTGAACGCTTCGCATACCACGGAACGTTCAATTTAAAAATCAAGGAGCAATTATTACAGATTAGGACCATAAGAGAAACAGGTCTGGTACGGAAACTTCTGATTAAAGGTATCATACATTTTACCTTGGCCTTGGAACTAAAGCAATACCGAAGAGACAGGGAGAAACACCAAGGTCTTAATACCCGTCTTACAAAAAAAGAACTTCTAAGGGTTAATGAGGCGATAGAAACTATTGAACACCGACCCGAATATTCGTATAACATCGATTATCTATGTCGGCAATATGGTCTTTCTGCGGCAAAATTGCAAGAAGGATTTAAGGTACTGCAAGGTTGTACCGTTGTGAATTTTATTAAAAAACAACGGGTGGAATTAGCGGAAGAATTGATTAAAGCTGGGGAACTCAACATTTCGGAAATAGTGTACACAATCGGATTTACAAGTCGTAGCTATTTCTCCAAAATATTCAAGCAACGTTTCAATTGCACTCCGAAATATTATCAAGATAGATGTAAAAATCGGGTTATGGCATAAGAGATTTTTGGTTGGTTAGCGAAAAGCGGGCATTTTCTGAAATGTTCGCTTTTCTTGTTTTACCTACCAAGAGACTGATTTGAAATGTGTGATTAGAGTTTTATGCCTTTTTTTGCGTGGCCAACGCGCCAACTCGCTCCGCTTTCGAAAGCCAATGATTTGGCTTCTCTCTTGGCCGGGTTAAAATTTTAGACCGTAGCTTTGGCTATGCTCAACACCGCACGTACGTGGTTGCCTAAAAGGCCATCAAAAATAACCTATAATCCCGCTCTTGCGGGACTAATCACACATTTCAAAACAGTCTCTAAGGCATATGCTTGGCGGTTAAAGATGATTTTGTGTTTTGATGAAAAATCGTTAGTTTCATTTCAAGAAAAATTCTGCCTTAGACAATTCACCGCTCTGAGCTGAGAATCTTGCAAGTATGGCCTTTTTAATCAAGTCTTTAAATACCCCAAAACTGGTAGGCTTTTTGAGATAGCCGTTGGCTCCATTTTCAAAAGCCATATTTACATCGCGTTCTAAGAAGAGGTAGAATAAATGGTCACGAAAATTTCTTTCAATTTCTGTCGATTGCGCAGTATTTTCAAACACTCCATTCCCGAGAGTTGTGGCATGTTTAAATTCAGAAATATGTAGTTACCTAAATGGCAGTCGATTTTTTTTTAAATATTCTAGCAATGTAAGACCATCCTCAAAAAGCAGTAGTTCTGCGCCTACCTTAAGGTCTTCGAACGCTTCCGCAAAGAGAAAGCGATTGTCTTCATCGTCATCGACAAGGATTTTTTTTTTGATGTTCCCGTTCATATTCGAACTCCCTTTGGGGCGTGGTTGTCCTTACACGAAATTAGTCGAATTTATAAATTTTATAGGAAAGCTAATATAACGATACGGTTAAATTCTTTAACTATATGGATAAATAAGTTAAATAAAATCCATTAGTTATTCCTGTTTGAACTTTTTTTGGTATGCTTTGGGGCTGTACTTGTATTTTCTTTTAAAAAGCGTTGTAAAATAACTTGTATTGGAGAAGCCTAGTGAAAAGGCTATTTCGGTAATGTTCAAATTGGAACCCAATAGCAGCTCCCGGCTTTTCTCCATACGGAGTTCATTGACAAACTCGATAGCCGTTTTATTGTAAAGCCTTTTAAAAATTTGTTGTATCTTCTTTTCCGACGAATTTCCAATTTCGGCAAGATTACCTACGGAATGTTTTTGTGACAGATTCGATTCGATATACGAGATGATTTTTTGAAAATTATCGAATTCCGTTTTTGATAAAAGATTACGCCACGGTGTTTTTAAGTTCTGTTCGTATTCTAGCAATTGATACCCCAGTATTTTGCGAACAATGCCCTCTTTGATTATTTTAGCTGCCGGACTTATTTCGTTTAACTTATATAATTCTTTCATCGCGCTCATTACAGGTAAGGAATATTTGCCGTGGTACCGATAATGTCCCTTATTTTTTTCAGTCGAAAAAACGGTCTGTAATGCCTCGCTGAGGTCGGCGGTGGGGTTATCGAAATTTACGTCAATGCTCGAGTTGTCTACATTAATGACCAGATATTTCAATGAAATGTCCTTTGGGATACGAACTTGGGTTCTTTGTTCGGGGTCGATTTCAACAATGATATTTTCATGTTCGCCCAATTTGTGGAAATGGGCCTCTGCCTCCAATTTGTATGCAAAATAACCCTGCAGAACATGAATAAAATACAAGTGGCGTTCTTCCTTCTCCTCGATAAAATACTCCACTTGATTTTTGAACTCGATGTTATAAACCAAACAGGAAATATTACCGGAGAAGTCGAATGCCATGACACTGCCTACCCCATATTCGTTATCGATGGTCATGATGGCCTCGCCGTTACCTGACCGAAAATTTCCGTTCAAGCTATCGGAAACAGTTTTTAAAACGGTAACAACATTAACTTTATTTATCTCAATTTTAGGCATCTATAAATTTAGAAATCAGGAAAATTTCCCAAAGTCTGCGTGAAGGTAGATGATTTTCGTGCTAAATTCAAGCCCTTCGCAAGTGGATAATATATTCAAACCTTTTGGTAGGTTGCACAGCAAAAGTACGTATGCAGGTACGGGTATCGGGTTGGCATTATGTAAACGAGTCGTGGAGATCCATAAGGGTTTTATTGATGTGGATTCCGATGGAAAAGCCGGTACTACTTTTACGGTTTATATACCCATAAATAAAAAAAATGGCCATAAGCTATTTTCATGATCAAAATATTGAAAACAACTTACACTTAGCTGAGAA from Costertonia aggregata harbors:
- a CDS encoding response regulator — encoded protein: MNGNIKKKILVDDDEDNRFLFAEAFEDLKVGAELLLFEDGLTLLEYLKKNRLPFR
- a CDS encoding ATP-binding protein, whose translation is MDNIFKPFGRLHSKSTYAGTGIGLALCKRVVEIHKGFIDVDSDGKAGTTFTVYIPINKKNGHKLFS
- a CDS encoding helix-turn-helix domain-containing protein; the encoded protein is MQLQHKQLNKLNHQLGGSITKVEEDRIMQCHNEKGIGRVVSIPLEAGISYTEYNLNLKEDNELVLENTTGSVLYFIYCLEGQFHYKWKNENGQRGTIEELQTVILGSKESSLKLQIPKEQAISFAVIKVDKTNTFQSESGEDVALNQQLFYQFFTVCKSERFAYHGTFNLKIKEQLLQIRTIRETGLVRKLLIKGIIHFTLALELKQYRRDREKHQGLNTRLTKKELLRVNEAIETIEHRPEYSYNIDYLCRQYGLSAAKLQEGFKVLQGCTVVNFIKKQRVELAEELIKAGELNISEIVYTIGFTSRSYFSKIFKQRFNCTPKYYQDRCKNRVMA
- a CDS encoding helix-turn-helix domain-containing protein, whose amino-acid sequence is MPKIEINKVNVVTVLKTVSDSLNGNFRSGNGEAIMTIDNEYGVGSVMAFDFSGNISCLVYNIEFKNQVEYFIEEKEERHLYFIHVLQGYFAYKLEAEAHFHKLGEHENIIVEIDPEQRTQVRIPKDISLKYLVINVDNSSIDVNFDNPTADLSEALQTVFSTEKNKGHYRYHGKYSLPVMSAMKELYKLNEISPAAKIIKEGIVRKILGYQLLEYEQNLKTPWRNLLSKTEFDNFQKIISYIESNLSQKHSVGNLAEIGNSSEKKIQQIFKRLYNKTAIEFVNELRMEKSRELLLGSNLNITEIAFSLGFSNTSYFTTLFKRKYKYSPKAYQKKFKQE
- a CDS encoding response regulator, giving the protein MFENTAQSTEIERNFRDHLFYLFLERDVNMAFENGANGYLKKPTSFGVFKDLIKKAILARFSAQSGELSKAEFFLK